From a region of the Ovis aries strain OAR_USU_Benz2616 breed Rambouillet chromosome 2, ARS-UI_Ramb_v3.0, whole genome shotgun sequence genome:
- the WDR33 gene encoding pre-mRNA 3' end processing protein WDR33 isoform X8, with the protein MATEIGSPPRFFHMPRFQHQAPRQLFYKRPDFAQQQAMQQLTFDGKRMRKAVNRKTIDYNPSVIKYLENRIWQRDQRDMRAIQPDAGYYNDLVPPIGMLNNPMNAVTTKFVRTSTNKVKCPVFVVRWTPEGRRLVTGASSGEFTLWNGLTFNFETILQAHDSPVRAMTWSHNDMWMLTADHGGYVKYWQSNMNNVKMFQAHKEAIREASFSPTDNKFATCSDDGTVRIWDFLRCHEERILRGGFFTN; encoded by the exons ATGGCTACAGAAATTGGTTCTCCTCCGCGGTTTTTCCATATGCCAAGGTTCCAACACCAGGCACCTCGACAACTGTTCTATAAGCGACCAGATTTTGCACAGCAGCAAGCAATGCAGCAGCTTACCTTTGATGGAAAACGAATGAGAAAAGCAGTAAACCGAAAAACCATAGACTATAATCCATCTGTAATTAAGTATTTGGAG AATAGAATATGGCAAAGAGACCAGAGAGATATGCGAGCAATTCAGCCTGATGCAGGTTATTATAATGAT ctggTTCCACCTATTGGGATGTTGAATAATCCTATGAATGCAGTAACAACAAAGTTTGTCCGAACGTcaacaaataaagtaaaatgtcCAGTATTTGTTGTCAGG tgGACTCCAGAAGGAAGAAGGTTGGTCACTGGAGCTTCTAGTGGGGAGTTCACCTTGTGGAATGGACTCACTTTCAATTTTGAAACAATATTACAG gCTCATGATAGCCCAGTGAGAGCCATGACTTGGTCACATAATGACATGTGGATGCTGACAGCAGACCACGGAGGATATGTGAAATATTGGCAGTCGAACATGAACAACGTCAAGATGTTCCAGGCACATAAGGAGGCGATTAGAGAGGCCAG TTTCTCACCCACGGATAATAAATTTGCTACATGCTCTGATGACGGCACTGTTAGAATCTGGGACTTTCTTCGTTGCCATGAGGAAAGAATTCTCCGAG gtggattctttaccaactga
- the WDR33 gene encoding pre-mRNA 3' end processing protein WDR33 isoform X6, with protein MATEIGSPPRFFHMPRFQHQAPRQLFYKRPDFAQQQAMQQLTFDGKRMRKAVNRKTIDYNPSVIKYLENRIWQRDQRDMRAIQPDAGYYNDLVPPIGMLNNPMNAVTTKFVRTSTNKVKCPVFVVRWTPEGRRLVTGASSGEFTLWNGLTFNFETILQAHDSPVRAMTWSHNDMWMLTADHGGYVKYWQSNMNNVKMFQAHKEAIREASFSPTDNKFATCSDDGTVRIWDFLRCHEERILRVMPIKTQ; from the exons ATGGCTACAGAAATTGGTTCTCCTCCGCGGTTTTTCCATATGCCAAGGTTCCAACACCAGGCACCTCGACAACTGTTCTATAAGCGACCAGATTTTGCACAGCAGCAAGCAATGCAGCAGCTTACCTTTGATGGAAAACGAATGAGAAAAGCAGTAAACCGAAAAACCATAGACTATAATCCATCTGTAATTAAGTATTTGGAG AATAGAATATGGCAAAGAGACCAGAGAGATATGCGAGCAATTCAGCCTGATGCAGGTTATTATAATGAT ctggTTCCACCTATTGGGATGTTGAATAATCCTATGAATGCAGTAACAACAAAGTTTGTCCGAACGTcaacaaataaagtaaaatgtcCAGTATTTGTTGTCAGG tgGACTCCAGAAGGAAGAAGGTTGGTCACTGGAGCTTCTAGTGGGGAGTTCACCTTGTGGAATGGACTCACTTTCAATTTTGAAACAATATTACAG gCTCATGATAGCCCAGTGAGAGCCATGACTTGGTCACATAATGACATGTGGATGCTGACAGCAGACCACGGAGGATATGTGAAATATTGGCAGTCGAACATGAACAACGTCAAGATGTTCCAGGCACATAAGGAGGCGATTAGAGAGGCCAG TTTCTCACCCACGGATAATAAATTTGCTACATGCTCTGATGACGGCACTGTTAGAATCTGGGACTTTCTTCGTTGCCATGAGGAAAGAATTCTCCGAG
- the WDR33 gene encoding pre-mRNA 3' end processing protein WDR33 isoform X7 has protein sequence MATEIGSPPRFFHMPRFQHQAPRQLFYKRPDFAQQQAMQQLTFDGKRMRKAVNRKTIDYNPSVIKYLENRIWQRDQRDMRAIQPDAGYYNDLVPPIGMLNNPMNAVTTKFVRTSTNKVKCPVFVVRWTPEGRRLVTGASSGEFTLWNGLTFNFETILQAHDSPVRAMTWSHNDMWMLTADHGGYVKYWQSNMNNVKMFQAHKEAIREASFSPTDNKFATCSDDGTVRIWDFLRCHEERILRGGFFIS, from the exons ATGGCTACAGAAATTGGTTCTCCTCCGCGGTTTTTCCATATGCCAAGGTTCCAACACCAGGCACCTCGACAACTGTTCTATAAGCGACCAGATTTTGCACAGCAGCAAGCAATGCAGCAGCTTACCTTTGATGGAAAACGAATGAGAAAAGCAGTAAACCGAAAAACCATAGACTATAATCCATCTGTAATTAAGTATTTGGAG AATAGAATATGGCAAAGAGACCAGAGAGATATGCGAGCAATTCAGCCTGATGCAGGTTATTATAATGAT ctggTTCCACCTATTGGGATGTTGAATAATCCTATGAATGCAGTAACAACAAAGTTTGTCCGAACGTcaacaaataaagtaaaatgtcCAGTATTTGTTGTCAGG tgGACTCCAGAAGGAAGAAGGTTGGTCACTGGAGCTTCTAGTGGGGAGTTCACCTTGTGGAATGGACTCACTTTCAATTTTGAAACAATATTACAG gCTCATGATAGCCCAGTGAGAGCCATGACTTGGTCACATAATGACATGTGGATGCTGACAGCAGACCACGGAGGATATGTGAAATATTGGCAGTCGAACATGAACAACGTCAAGATGTTCCAGGCACATAAGGAGGCGATTAGAGAGGCCAG TTTCTCACCCACGGATAATAAATTTGCTACATGCTCTGATGACGGCACTGTTAGAATCTGGGACTTTCTTCGTTGCCATGAGGAAAGAATTCTCCGAG gtggattctttatcagctga
- the WDR33 gene encoding pre-mRNA 3' end processing protein WDR33 isoform X5, which yields MATEIGSPPRFFHMPRFQHQAPRQLFYKRPDFAQQQAMQQLTFDGKRMRKAVNRKTIDYNPSVIKYLENRIWQRDQRDMRAIQPDAGYYNDLVPPIGMLNNPMNAVTTKFVRTSTNKVKCPVFVVRWTPEGRRLVTGASSGEFTLWNGLTFNFETILQAHDSPVRAMTWSHNDMWMLTADHGGYVKYWQSNMNNVKMFQAHKEAIREASFSPTDNKFATCSDDGTVRIWDFLRCHEERILRASISEFCRLVF from the exons ATGGCTACAGAAATTGGTTCTCCTCCGCGGTTTTTCCATATGCCAAGGTTCCAACACCAGGCACCTCGACAACTGTTCTATAAGCGACCAGATTTTGCACAGCAGCAAGCAATGCAGCAGCTTACCTTTGATGGAAAACGAATGAGAAAAGCAGTAAACCGAAAAACCATAGACTATAATCCATCTGTAATTAAGTATTTGGAG AATAGAATATGGCAAAGAGACCAGAGAGATATGCGAGCAATTCAGCCTGATGCAGGTTATTATAATGAT ctggTTCCACCTATTGGGATGTTGAATAATCCTATGAATGCAGTAACAACAAAGTTTGTCCGAACGTcaacaaataaagtaaaatgtcCAGTATTTGTTGTCAGG tgGACTCCAGAAGGAAGAAGGTTGGTCACTGGAGCTTCTAGTGGGGAGTTCACCTTGTGGAATGGACTCACTTTCAATTTTGAAACAATATTACAG gCTCATGATAGCCCAGTGAGAGCCATGACTTGGTCACATAATGACATGTGGATGCTGACAGCAGACCACGGAGGATATGTGAAATATTGGCAGTCGAACATGAACAACGTCAAGATGTTCCAGGCACATAAGGAGGCGATTAGAGAGGCCAG TTTCTCACCCACGGATAATAAATTTGCTACATGCTCTGATGACGGCACTGTTAGAATCTGGGACTTTCTTCGTTGCCATGAGGAAAGAATTCTCCGAG